A genomic stretch from Pararhizobium sp. IMCC21322 includes:
- a CDS encoding phospholipase D-like domain-containing protein — protein MKLQQTFAAPSSETDSYLRLNHTDCPIRADAGRMYGTQAWNMVMDAAPASKVADILITAAEAYPAMERLILGAHSHICLSLHALSFSTPVKSKEAQSAGLCTWLDLLSHAAHRHVDIYLLLTDFDPVGAHELHEEVWSRTDVLLEHLSTLPHPVAKRFHLQVSFPGGRAGSMLQHGFWPFVRHKAADLLDGRDIGTRLPPGLAVLAGRNGRVRLAPSKPLYSQSFHQKFLIADHKAAMIGGLDVDPRRFDDPAHDRTAEETWHDVDLHIEGPVVSELLAHFQFSWSTARNFGFSFLPHYLEQHYPDLGFLTDPNSLDSDSLDPDSLDPGSLDLASSQEMADTSQAGAQIKLVTTSGRNAPGLLSWGAELPVTDLEQAHLDMIGSARQQIYLESQFLRSRTIVEALSEAGRKTPSLKLIALLPAAPEDVAFGGGTSSVHRFGEWLQIKALERLKTGFGDRFGVFCLTNDVRQTKDQDRDSLYGHSMVYIHSKVMLIDDAVGLVSSANLNGRSMRFDFEAGVLINSAEDVGLLRRRLWAAHFSATHDSLIQELSLDDGLSFWRQKAAERAALGDQAKGVGVVPFPARKTRRFSLPNPFLSENLV, from the coding sequence ATGAAGCTGCAGCAAACGTTCGCAGCTCCCTCATCAGAGACGGATAGTTATTTACGGCTGAACCATACGGATTGTCCGATCCGGGCCGATGCGGGTCGTATGTATGGAACACAGGCTTGGAATATGGTGATGGACGCAGCCCCTGCCTCCAAAGTGGCAGACATTCTTATTACGGCAGCGGAAGCATATCCAGCTATGGAACGCCTCATTTTGGGGGCGCATTCCCACATCTGCCTTTCCCTTCATGCTTTGTCCTTTTCAACGCCGGTCAAGAGTAAAGAGGCTCAATCCGCAGGGCTTTGCACCTGGTTGGATCTCCTGTCCCATGCCGCCCACAGGCATGTGGACATCTATCTCTTGCTAACCGACTTCGATCCGGTCGGCGCTCATGAACTTCACGAAGAAGTCTGGTCCCGGACGGATGTGCTGCTGGAGCATTTATCAACACTCCCCCATCCGGTCGCAAAACGGTTTCATCTCCAGGTTTCCTTTCCGGGAGGCCGGGCAGGTTCGATGCTGCAACACGGTTTCTGGCCGTTTGTCAGACACAAGGCAGCGGATCTCCTGGACGGTAGGGATATTGGTACTCGCTTGCCGCCCGGACTGGCAGTCCTTGCCGGAAGAAACGGGCGGGTCCGGCTGGCGCCGTCAAAGCCCCTTTATTCGCAATCCTTTCATCAGAAATTTCTGATTGCTGACCACAAGGCGGCCATGATAGGCGGCCTGGACGTGGATCCGCGACGATTTGATGATCCGGCGCACGACCGAACCGCTGAGGAAACCTGGCATGATGTGGATTTGCACATCGAGGGCCCCGTCGTATCGGAACTCTTGGCGCATTTTCAATTCAGTTGGTCAACGGCACGGAATTTCGGCTTTTCCTTTTTGCCACACTATCTGGAACAGCATTATCCGGATCTCGGCTTTTTGACCGACCCAAACTCTCTTGACTCAGACTCTCTTGACCCAGACTCTCTTGACCCAGGCTCTCTTGATTTAGCCTCTTCCCAGGAAATGGCGGATACCAGCCAGGCCGGGGCACAGATCAAGCTCGTTACGACGTCGGGACGGAACGCACCTGGACTGTTGAGTTGGGGCGCAGAGTTGCCAGTCACAGACCTTGAACAGGCGCATCTGGACATGATCGGCTCTGCGCGACAGCAAATCTATCTGGAATCCCAGTTTCTGCGCTCCAGAACCATTGTGGAGGCTCTGTCGGAGGCAGGGCGCAAAACGCCATCCCTCAAATTAATTGCCTTGCTGCCAGCGGCTCCTGAAGATGTGGCTTTCGGTGGTGGCACATCCAGTGTTCATCGTTTTGGTGAGTGGCTTCAGATCAAAGCCCTCGAACGCTTGAAAACTGGGTTTGGAGATCGTTTCGGGGTGTTTTGCCTGACAAATGATGTCCGGCAAACAAAAGACCAGGACCGGGATTCCCTGTACGGCCATTCGATGGTTTACATCCATTCCAAAGTCATGCTGATCGATGATGCCGTTGGGCTGGTTTCTTCAGCCAATCTCAACGGACGATCCATGCGATTTGATTTTGAGGCGGGCGTTCTGATCAATTCTGCCGAGGATGTCGGTTTACTGCGGCGTCGTCTGTGGGCAGCTCATTTCAGTGCAACACATGATAGCCTGATTCAGGAATTGTCGCTTGATGACGGCCTGTCGTTTTGGCGGCAAAAAGCGGCCGAGCGTGCAGCTTTGGGAGATCAGGCCAAAGGGGTCGGTGTCGTTCCGTTTCCTGCCCGGAAAACAAGACGGTTTTCGCTGCCAAATCCATTTTTGTCAGAGAATCTCGTCTGA
- a CDS encoding medium chain dehydrogenase/reductase family protein: MRTQAMVHPEKGMTELAEVDLPRPGPGEVQVRTTMSAISVGTEGWMMNDVFSWIPTQFPCVPGYQRVGVVTELGEGVSDIELGNRVVATESSWQSPLTGQWGSHAAFGNTAATEIYQIPDGVADEDAAACVIAQVGWNAASRVIMDKNDWVLVYGDGLIGQLAAQAARGRGARVAIIGHRPERLAIAERCSADVAINNNSADVATEMARHAPEGIRAVIDTTQNLDAQLEFSPLLQHGTGQVVYSGFTTGTHWGDMARLQQDEFTVHFVSGWTRPRMLATLDCFADKTMSFSNLITHRAKPIDAPKLYAMINTKDEPFLGLLLDWRP; encoded by the coding sequence ATGCGAACACAAGCGATGGTTCATCCAGAAAAAGGCATGACGGAGCTTGCTGAGGTTGATCTGCCTCGGCCCGGTCCCGGTGAGGTTCAGGTCAGGACAACGATGTCGGCCATCAGCGTCGGTACCGAAGGCTGGATGATGAACGACGTCTTTTCCTGGATTCCGACGCAATTTCCATGTGTTCCCGGATATCAGAGAGTGGGCGTCGTCACCGAACTTGGCGAAGGTGTCTCAGATATAGAATTGGGCAATCGGGTTGTTGCTACCGAGAGCAGCTGGCAAAGCCCACTGACAGGCCAATGGGGATCACACGCGGCATTTGGAAACACAGCTGCGACCGAGATTTACCAAATACCAGATGGCGTCGCCGACGAAGACGCAGCTGCCTGCGTCATTGCTCAGGTGGGCTGGAATGCTGCCAGTCGCGTCATCATGGATAAGAATGATTGGGTTCTGGTCTATGGCGATGGTTTGATCGGACAACTCGCGGCACAGGCCGCAAGGGGCCGGGGCGCACGCGTTGCCATTATAGGGCACCGGCCCGAACGCCTGGCGATTGCCGAGCGATGCTCGGCAGATGTGGCGATCAACAACAATTCGGCTGATGTTGCGACCGAGATGGCGCGTCACGCGCCGGAAGGCATTCGGGCGGTCATCGACACGACGCAAAACCTTGACGCGCAGCTGGAGTTTTCACCATTACTGCAACACGGGACCGGTCAAGTGGTCTATTCCGGGTTCACAACAGGCACCCATTGGGGAGACATGGCACGTCTGCAGCAAGATGAATTCACAGTTCATTTTGTGTCTGGCTGGACAAGGCCGCGCATGTTGGCAACGCTCGACTGTTTTGCGGACAAAACCATGAGCTTTTCCAACCTGATTACGCACAGAGCCAAGCCAATTGACGCCCCTAAGCTTTACGCCATGATAAATACAAAGGATGAGCCGTTTCTGGGATTGTTGCTTGATTGGAGGCCGTGA
- a CDS encoding AI-2E family transporter — protein MRQLVPLLKPLIVLSLISLTTFVLVMGAPILQPLALGIFLALILQMPVKAAEIRGVPRRAAVIAVILFVLAAGWAIYQFALVPAQQLLGDVPRLQGDLSDKLQELRHSFRDAEDATESIKKAAADVTAIVGEEAVPEVVVREPSFMTQAALSFVEIASIFALTVVFVSFMLVARNPFLILATVPFSGFTSKRHAAETWRSAERRIARYFLATAAINAGLGLVVGLALWAYGMPAPAFWGTAAALLNFMPLVGLLIGATALSLVSIVTYDTLFLALLPPVTYLAINLVEANFVTPSIIGNQMKIAPIAVVLALIFWGWVWGVIGLLIAVPLLVLAKAISDESKRLDIVHRLLSRRN, from the coding sequence TTGCGTCAACTCGTTCCACTCTTGAAACCGTTAATTGTTCTCTCACTGATAAGCCTCACAACATTTGTGCTTGTCATGGGCGCGCCCATTTTGCAGCCTCTGGCGCTTGGCATTTTTCTGGCGCTCATCCTGCAAATGCCCGTTAAAGCGGCGGAAATTCGGGGGGTTCCAAGGCGTGCAGCCGTTATTGCGGTCATTTTGTTTGTTCTGGCCGCAGGCTGGGCCATTTATCAATTTGCGCTGGTGCCCGCCCAGCAATTGTTAGGTGATGTGCCTCGCCTCCAAGGCGATCTGAGTGATAAGTTGCAGGAGTTGCGACACTCCTTCCGTGATGCAGAAGACGCAACTGAATCCATCAAAAAGGCCGCTGCCGATGTGACAGCCATTGTGGGAGAAGAAGCGGTTCCCGAAGTTGTCGTCAGGGAGCCCAGCTTCATGACCCAGGCCGCTCTCTCTTTCGTCGAAATCGCATCCATTTTTGCGCTGACTGTGGTGTTTGTGAGCTTCATGCTCGTCGCCCGAAACCCATTCCTTATCCTGGCAACCGTGCCTTTTTCCGGATTTACATCCAAACGGCACGCAGCCGAGACATGGCGTAGTGCAGAAAGGCGGATCGCGCGTTACTTTCTGGCCACTGCGGCGATCAATGCTGGGCTCGGGCTGGTTGTCGGACTGGCGCTTTGGGCCTACGGCATGCCAGCGCCAGCCTTTTGGGGAACCGCTGCGGCGCTGTTGAACTTCATGCCGCTTGTGGGACTTCTGATCGGCGCAACAGCGTTGTCTCTGGTATCGATTGTGACATATGACACGCTTTTTCTGGCACTTCTGCCGCCCGTCACCTATCTGGCGATCAACCTTGTGGAAGCCAATTTCGTGACACCTTCTATCATCGGCAATCAGATGAAGATTGCGCCGATTGCAGTGGTTCTGGCACTGATTTTCTGGGGTTGGGTCTGGGGTGTGATTGGACTGCTGATCGCAGTGCCGCTTCTGGTGCTTGCAAAAGCAATCTCAGACGAGAGCAAACGGCTGGATATTGTCCATCGCCTGCTCTCGCGCCGGAACTGA
- a CDS encoding Crp/Fnr family transcriptional regulator, producing MSTRAPKKTRNIPCEECPLCASEAFRDFEGGELSYISGFKRGELVAEAGSAIFVEGSNSPHLYTVISGWGFRYMTLEDGRRQILNYALPGDFLGLQGSLLDEMSHSVEALSDMVLCVFERDRLFELFKAQPALGFDITWLGAREEQMLDEHLLSIGRRSALERAAYLLAFLHQRANLVGLFNQTNVITPLTQQHVADTLGLSLVHTNKTLKKLQNRGIISWKDTGFAILDIDTLKHIASWDGLPDLKRPFI from the coding sequence ATGAGCACACGCGCGCCTAAAAAGACCCGGAACATTCCCTGTGAAGAATGTCCTTTATGTGCAAGCGAAGCGTTCCGTGACTTCGAAGGCGGGGAACTGTCATACATCTCAGGGTTCAAGCGCGGCGAACTGGTGGCGGAAGCCGGATCTGCCATTTTTGTTGAAGGGTCCAACAGCCCCCATCTCTACACCGTGATTTCCGGTTGGGGCTTTAGATATATGACACTGGAAGATGGTCGCCGACAGATTTTGAATTATGCCCTGCCCGGTGATTTCCTCGGATTGCAGGGCTCTCTTCTGGATGAGATGTCACATTCCGTCGAAGCGCTGTCAGACATGGTTCTGTGTGTGTTTGAAAGGGACCGTCTGTTTGAGCTGTTCAAGGCACAGCCAGCACTGGGTTTTGACATTACCTGGCTGGGTGCACGTGAGGAACAGATGCTGGATGAACATCTTCTGAGCATCGGTCGCCGTTCTGCGCTTGAGCGTGCTGCCTACCTGCTTGCCTTCCTGCACCAGCGCGCCAACCTGGTCGGTCTGTTTAACCAGACAAATGTCATCACACCGCTCACCCAGCAGCATGTGGCTGATACGCTGGGCCTTTCGCTCGTCCACACCAACAAGACGCTCAAAAAATTGCAGAATCGCGGTATCATAAGCTGGAAAGATACCGGTTTCGCGATTCTGGACATAGATACGCTGAAACATATCGCAAGCTGGGATGGCTTGCCGGACCTCAAACGGCCCTTTATCTGA
- a CDS encoding SDR family NAD(P)-dependent oxidoreductase — MKNRNSYNFEGRTAVITGGGQGIGLTTAERILEGGGAVSIWDRDQDLLSKLKEKYSDETRVLTQPVDIGDLAAVKAATANTVSHFGRIDILVNNAAIVGPNASVVDYPPEAFEQVIHIGLTGTFYVSQSVVPHMLEAGYGRIVNVASVAGKEGNPNASAYSSMKAGVLAFTKSLGKELADSDIAVNAVTPAVAKTTLALQQSEEHIAYMLAKIPRGRMLELDEASSMICWLATEENSFTTGAVFDLSGGRATY, encoded by the coding sequence ATGAAAAATCGCAACAGTTACAATTTTGAGGGACGCACGGCTGTCATCACCGGTGGCGGGCAGGGCATCGGTCTGACCACAGCTGAGCGCATTCTGGAAGGCGGCGGCGCTGTTTCGATCTGGGACCGTGATCAAGACCTGCTTTCAAAGCTCAAGGAGAAATATTCTGACGAGACCCGTGTGCTTACGCAGCCTGTGGATATCGGCGATCTTGCTGCCGTCAAGGCTGCGACCGCGAACACAGTCAGTCATTTCGGTCGGATCGATATCCTGGTGAACAATGCCGCGATTGTCGGTCCCAATGCCAGTGTTGTGGATTATCCGCCGGAAGCCTTTGAACAGGTGATTCACATCGGCCTGACGGGCACTTTTTACGTTTCGCAAAGTGTCGTGCCGCATATGCTGGAAGCAGGCTATGGCCGGATCGTGAATGTCGCATCCGTGGCAGGCAAGGAAGGCAACCCGAACGCGTCCGCCTATTCCTCCATGAAAGCCGGAGTGCTGGCCTTCACCAAGTCGCTTGGCAAGGAATTGGCGGACAGTGATATCGCAGTCAATGCCGTCACACCTGCAGTTGCGAAAACCACCCTCGCGCTGCAGCAGAGCGAAGAGCATATCGCTTATATGCTCGCCAAAATTCCACGTGGCCGGATGCTGGAACTGGACGAAGCGTCTTCAATGATTTGCTGGCTTGCAACAGAGGAAAACAGCTTCACAACGGGCGCTGTATTCGACCTTTCCGGCGGTCGCGCCACTTACTAA
- a CDS encoding HWE histidine kinase domain-containing protein — MDQSIGEIIAENERLKLELAASVKERAKHLRNADIAKQRSVFLEAMLETMPIGVVMAHAPSGKILMGNKRAEELVRHAIYESKDVDSYGEWVSYHENGSRVESHEYPLSRVIKDGKNYSELDVNYQRGDGTKFWMRIIGRPVIGEDGNVVGAAVAILDIDHERHLIAQQEILIGELNHRVKNAFTVVKSIVSQSLRGSEASPDVRDTIDSRLGAYAKAHSQLIGNRWDRALISNIANDTIGQISDGRISFTGPDIELPSKIGLSLSMAFYELATNALKHGSLSVPEGHVSMVWGFADASQTSLSIEWMEHNGPQPVEPTTKGFGSRIIGRVLAAETNGNVTMSYPETGYEWRLEMPLKNEDEDHEDGH, encoded by the coding sequence ATGGACCAATCAATTGGTGAAATCATCGCAGAAAACGAGCGGCTGAAGCTAGAATTGGCCGCCTCTGTCAAGGAGCGCGCTAAGCATCTCCGCAATGCTGATATCGCGAAACAGCGATCCGTGTTTTTGGAAGCCATGCTGGAGACGATGCCAATTGGTGTCGTAATGGCGCACGCGCCAAGCGGCAAGATACTGATGGGGAACAAGCGAGCGGAAGAGTTGGTACGCCATGCCATTTACGAATCCAAAGATGTTGATTCTTACGGCGAATGGGTCTCATACCACGAAAACGGGAGCAGAGTGGAAAGCCATGAATATCCCCTTTCACGAGTGATAAAGGACGGGAAGAATTATTCAGAGCTGGACGTCAACTATCAACGTGGCGACGGAACAAAGTTCTGGATGCGGATCATCGGACGTCCGGTCATCGGAGAAGATGGAAACGTTGTAGGCGCGGCTGTTGCGATCCTTGATATTGACCATGAGCGGCACTTGATTGCTCAACAAGAAATACTGATTGGAGAGCTCAATCACCGGGTCAAGAATGCGTTCACGGTGGTAAAGTCAATTGTCAGCCAATCACTTCGTGGATCTGAAGCCTCGCCTGATGTCAGAGATACAATTGACAGTCGACTTGGAGCCTATGCCAAGGCGCACTCGCAGCTCATCGGAAATCGCTGGGACCGTGCCCTCATTTCGAACATCGCAAATGACACCATCGGACAGATATCGGACGGACGTATTTCGTTCACAGGGCCCGACATTGAACTCCCGTCGAAAATTGGCTTGTCCCTATCCATGGCGTTCTACGAACTGGCAACAAACGCACTGAAGCATGGCAGCCTTTCAGTACCAGAAGGACATGTTTCGATGGTATGGGGCTTTGCAGATGCCAGCCAAACGTCGCTTAGTATCGAATGGATGGAACATAATGGACCTCAACCCGTTGAACCTACGACCAAAGGTTTTGGTTCGCGGATTATTGGTCGCGTCCTTGCCGCAGAAACAAACGGAAATGTTACCATGAGCTACCCAGAAACAGGGTATGAATGGAGATTGGAAATGCCGTTAAAGAACGAAGATGAGGACCATGAAGACGGACACTAA
- a CDS encoding Dps family protein codes for MNASTTTIMSPSLGDENVNTGLNKDAREQIAGHLSEILSDTYMLVIKTHIYHWNVVGPMFHAVHEMTEQQYEDLFKAADVIAERIRALGFRAPLSDHSGPSETVVSRAAKAESAHEMVHDLIDGHEAAIRKMRKAAELAEKHDDFVSHDMLVGRMTFHEQVVWMLRSLVTE; via the coding sequence ATGAACGCCTCCACTACAACAATAATGTCGCCCTCCCTGGGCGATGAAAACGTCAATACCGGCCTCAACAAAGACGCCAGAGAACAGATTGCAGGTCATTTGTCGGAAATTCTGTCCGACACGTATATGCTGGTGATCAAAACGCACATCTATCACTGGAATGTGGTCGGCCCCATGTTCCACGCAGTTCACGAAATGACCGAGCAGCAATACGAAGATCTGTTCAAGGCAGCTGACGTGATTGCGGAACGAATTCGCGCACTCGGTTTCCGCGCGCCGTTATCTGATCACTCCGGACCGTCAGAAACGGTCGTCTCCCGGGCTGCAAAGGCAGAATCCGCACATGAGATGGTGCATGATCTGATTGACGGGCACGAAGCTGCTATCCGCAAAATGCGCAAAGCCGCTGAGCTTGCTGAAAAGCACGATGATTTCGTATCACACGACATGCTGGTGGGACGTATGACATTCCATGAGCAGGTCGTCTGGATGTTACGTTCTTTGGTTACGGAGTAA
- a CDS encoding response regulator has translation MKTDTKKIFIVDDETIIAFEMADTLEDLGFEVVGPSTQLSDALSRAEDEEIDVACLDVNLGNGKTSEPIAKILKDRGIPYVYITAYDANQVSFVDETDRVLKKPISKVDLQKALLQSTKD, from the coding sequence ATGAAGACGGACACTAAAAAAATTTTTATAGTCGATGATGAAACCATAATCGCGTTCGAGATGGCCGACACCCTTGAAGACCTTGGCTTCGAGGTCGTTGGACCGTCTACGCAATTATCAGACGCACTTTCACGCGCCGAAGACGAAGAAATTGATGTGGCATGTCTCGACGTGAATCTCGGGAACGGCAAGACCTCAGAACCTATTGCGAAAATTCTGAAAGACCGCGGAATTCCATATGTTTACATCACTGCGTATGATGCAAACCAAGTGAGTTTCGTCGACGAAACTGATCGTGTCCTGAAGAAACCGATATCCAAAGTTGATCTGCAAAAAGCATTATTGCAATCGACGAAGGATTAG
- a CDS encoding PLDc N-terminal domain-containing protein, translating into MGIEVGFFGLLILIADIYAIVKTFESGASTGTKVIWILLILLLPVVGLILWFIFGPGRKR; encoded by the coding sequence ATGGGCATCGAAGTTGGTTTTTTTGGATTGCTGATTCTGATTGCGGACATCTATGCAATCGTAAAGACATTTGAATCCGGCGCATCCACTGGAACCAAGGTGATCTGGATTCTGCTGATCCTGCTGCTTCCTGTTGTGGGACTGATATTGTGGTTCATATTCGGGCCAGGCCGTAAACGGTAA
- a CDS encoding FAD-binding oxidoreductase yields MSEMIGELTQELGAGNVLTGDDTRKWQSDWTHSISWVPSAVLRPKSTEEVSAIMRIASRYKMPVVPVSGNTGLSGGTKGEGALMLSLDRLNKIEEIRADSRTARVQSGVILEDIHTMTAEHGLVFPLTFGARGSAQIGGCLATNAGGSNVLRYGNARDLCLGLEVVLASGEVLDLMTSLHKDNTGLDLRHLFVGSEGILGIITGAVLKLHPKPKAYATAMIAAARLEDGLTILNRLQEETGGMVEAFEYMPRLYIEQHLKHDPTAREPFDSAYDVNLMIELGATSPKDATEDDDGSVPIVERLMSMLMDMMEEGLLLDATVAQNEAQRIEMWHRRELAGELTVTVDDLVINDISLPLHAVAPFLVRAEQDLLKYDPGARFFVVSHLGDGNVHFTIWPSPSAAGKHEELRAILENLVEDYEGSFSAEHGIGTLKLGSMARRKSGTSLTVMRAIKDALDPLGIMNPGKVLPPQKTE; encoded by the coding sequence ATGAGTGAGATGATAGGGGAGCTTACGCAGGAGCTTGGTGCTGGCAATGTCCTCACCGGCGACGACACCCGCAAATGGCAAAGTGACTGGACCCATAGCATTTCCTGGGTGCCTTCCGCAGTATTACGCCCGAAGTCGACCGAAGAAGTTTCGGCAATCATGCGCATTGCATCGCGTTACAAGATGCCGGTCGTTCCTGTATCAGGCAACACCGGACTTTCCGGCGGAACCAAGGGCGAAGGTGCGCTCATGCTTTCGCTTGACCGTCTCAACAAGATCGAAGAAATCCGTGCCGACTCTCGGACTGCCCGGGTTCAGTCCGGTGTTATTCTCGAAGATATTCACACAATGACTGCCGAGCATGGGCTTGTCTTTCCGCTGACGTTCGGCGCGCGCGGGTCGGCCCAGATCGGCGGGTGCCTTGCCACCAATGCAGGCGGATCCAACGTGTTGCGCTACGGCAATGCACGGGATTTGTGCCTCGGTCTGGAAGTCGTGCTCGCCTCAGGGGAGGTGCTTGATTTGATGACCAGTCTCCACAAAGACAATACCGGCCTCGATCTCAGGCATCTTTTCGTTGGTTCGGAAGGTATTCTTGGCATCATTACCGGCGCCGTTCTGAAGCTCCATCCCAAACCCAAAGCCTATGCGACGGCCATGATTGCAGCCGCGCGCCTGGAGGACGGACTGACCATACTGAACCGTCTGCAGGAAGAGACCGGTGGTATGGTGGAAGCATTCGAGTATATGCCACGCTTGTACATTGAGCAGCACCTCAAACATGATCCCACGGCGCGAGAGCCGTTCGACAGTGCATATGACGTCAATCTGATGATTGAATTGGGGGCGACGTCACCAAAAGATGCGACCGAAGATGACGATGGCAGTGTGCCGATTGTTGAACGGCTTATGTCAATGCTGATGGACATGATGGAAGAGGGGCTCCTGCTTGATGCGACCGTCGCACAAAATGAAGCGCAGCGTATTGAGATGTGGCACCGTCGCGAGCTTGCTGGCGAACTGACCGTGACCGTCGATGATTTGGTAATCAACGACATCTCGTTGCCATTGCATGCGGTCGCGCCTTTTCTTGTCAGAGCGGAACAGGATCTCCTGAAATACGATCCGGGTGCCCGTTTCTTTGTCGTGTCTCATCTCGGTGACGGCAATGTGCATTTCACCATCTGGCCTTCGCCAAGCGCTGCCGGAAAGCACGAGGAGCTACGGGCAATTCTGGAAAATCTTGTCGAGGACTATGAGGGCAGTTTTTCGGCGGAGCATGGCATCGGGACCCTGAAGTTGGGATCTATGGCGCGCCGAAAGTCGGGCACTTCCCTGACGGTCATGCGTGCGATCAAGGATGCGCTTGATCCACTCGGGATCATGAACCCGGGAAAAGTGTTGCCTCCGCAGAAAACAGAATAA
- a CDS encoding substrate-binding domain-containing protein — translation MKHITKLAILAVSASIFAAPAIAQDPVNIVYIPKNTGNPYFDSLVAGFEDACKEINCTFSQAAPATAEATSQIPFITAQIQRGVDVITISPNSPDALNQVLDRARSRGILVLAVNGDLVDNEEHRDAAILPVDFTKTGPGQVELLGSMIDYEGEIAILSATTDAPDQNAWIGAMVETLKNDPKYAKMTLVATVYGDDEPQKSTTEAEALLQTYPNLRGIISPTTVGVAAAAQVIQSAGKAEQVKLTGLGTPNQMRPFIKDGTVEAFQLWSPYNEGWLAAHFAVGLKNGEIANEVGGTFEVPNLGEVTILEKNVMNTQPELTTFDSDNIDDFDF, via the coding sequence ATGAAACATATCACCAAGCTGGCTATCCTTGCCGTAAGTGCGTCGATTTTCGCAGCACCGGCAATCGCCCAGGATCCGGTCAACATCGTCTACATTCCAAAAAACACAGGCAACCCGTATTTCGACAGCCTGGTTGCTGGCTTTGAAGACGCCTGCAAGGAGATCAACTGCACGTTCAGTCAGGCTGCTCCGGCAACGGCAGAAGCGACTTCGCAGATCCCGTTCATCACAGCGCAAATCCAGCGCGGTGTGGATGTTATTACGATCTCGCCAAACAGCCCGGACGCTCTCAACCAGGTGCTTGACCGCGCCCGCTCGCGTGGCATCCTCGTGCTTGCTGTAAACGGCGATCTTGTCGACAATGAAGAGCACCGCGATGCAGCCATTCTGCCAGTCGATTTTACGAAAACCGGGCCTGGTCAGGTCGAGCTTCTTGGGTCGATGATCGACTATGAAGGTGAGATCGCAATCTTGTCGGCGACAACAGATGCGCCGGATCAGAACGCCTGGATCGGCGCGATGGTAGAGACTCTGAAGAATGATCCAAAATACGCAAAGATGACGCTTGTCGCGACTGTCTATGGTGATGATGAGCCTCAGAAATCCACGACAGAAGCTGAGGCATTGCTTCAGACTTATCCCAACCTTCGCGGCATCATCTCGCCGACGACTGTGGGTGTCGCCGCTGCGGCACAGGTTATCCAGTCAGCCGGAAAGGCCGAGCAGGTCAAACTCACCGGTCTTGGAACGCCAAACCAGATGCGCCCATTCATCAAGGATGGCACCGTCGAGGCATTTCAACTCTGGAGCCCTTACAATGAGGGATGGCTTGCGGCTCACTTTGCCGTTGGTCTGAAAAACGGCGAGATCGCGAATGAAGTTGGCGGCACGTTCGAAGTGCCAAATCTTGGTGAAGTAACGATCCTGGAGAAGAACGTTATGAACACTCAGCCAGAGCTGACAACGTTCGACAGCGACAATATCGACGATTTCGACTTCTGA
- the rhaM gene encoding L-rhamnose mutarotase — MERVGFKMKLHPGMEAEYKKRHDEIWPELSELLAAYGIRNYVIFHDPETNILFATFQKTETNRLDELADAPVMKKWWAFMGDIMDTNPDTSPVQKPLDCVFDIA, encoded by the coding sequence ATGGAACGCGTTGGCTTCAAGATGAAACTGCATCCTGGCATGGAGGCGGAATACAAGAAACGGCATGATGAAATCTGGCCGGAGCTTTCAGAGCTTTTGGCCGCTTACGGTATTCGCAACTACGTGATTTTCCACGATCCCGAGACGAATATTCTATTCGCCACTTTTCAAAAGACCGAGACCAACCGGCTTGATGAGCTGGCGGACGCGCCTGTGATGAAAAAATGGTGGGCCTTCATGGGCGACATTATGGATACCAATCCGGATACGTCACCGGTACAGAAGCCGCTTGATTGCGTCTTCGATATTGCTTGA